One window of Candidatus Regiella endosymbiont of Tuberolachnus salignus genomic DNA carries:
- a CDS encoding methylated-DNA--[protein]-cysteine S-methyltransferase, translating to MYNYYIDAPSGFDADFIHLQATDIGLCTLAFVNEKKEPVKINRLISEAISALENYFAGQGKIFRLKLDVIGTDFQKRVWSELKKIPFGETWSYKQLALAIGSANYCRAVGAANGKNPISIIVPCHRVIGSDQRLVGYAGGLKTKQWLLEHEKKISR from the coding sequence ATGTATAATTATTATATTGATGCCCCATCGGGATTTGACGCTGATTTTATACATCTTCAAGCTACTGACATTGGCTTATGTACTCTGGCCTTTGTTAATGAAAAAAAAGAGCCGGTGAAGATCAACCGCCTTATATCAGAAGCGATTAGCGCGCTAGAAAATTATTTTGCTGGCCAGGGTAAAATCTTTAGGCTGAAGCTAGATGTTATCGGCACTGATTTTCAGAAAAGAGTCTGGTCTGAACTGAAAAAAATTCCTTTTGGCGAGACATGGAGCTATAAACAACTGGCGTTGGCCATCGGCTCGGCTAATTATTGTCGGGCGGTGGGGGCGGCCAATGGCAAAAATCCAATATCGATTATTGTCCCCTGTCATCGCGTGATAGGCAGTGATCAGCGTCTGGTAGGCTATGCCGGTGGATTAAAAACCAAACAATGGTTACTTGAGCATGAAAAGAAAATAAGTAGGTAA
- a CDS encoding TcdA/TcdB catalytic glycosyltransferase domain-containing protein: MTQSELHRKIKTFLFQNVLIKTSVAENELFSALLEYVFNKTLSPPNEMLALSKILYWSMRCERYFFHTEKIPNSIRQRIACLSVTVPQEIHFMSLIGFEPVQLDYIKLWIQENAESYKINIWMDPTTLLAGELSGRIEEVAVRHATNGKYKSPDAFRTELIEWQNYAHYNMTQTLSQHDGSLPGDRKFCFDQAAIIFLEKEGLARPGELAQIRQRYTERFHADFKQLQQATCHSDNIRLLDFNQFHSLPEYQLYIKELMLRGNPIAAMDISRLLILKDRGGIYLDSNLLPNFNEAISSRLIASSPNNSINKYPSTVVMQVVLDELTHQGKMPGRAAIINNVDRGGYPVYLQAIGEAAVQDIKNIVTTTLEGGQSVFSPLGDLTVDPYFNCSYAGDNNKAIVATKKSPFIEQILTYIQQINNVIRYNNIDGLDLGEPIPSEISQKIVADLRAYELVPDSRALLAYREVAPYRTELPNRLAPYRHAYSVLMKDVGVVASRGVQPSLHKMIPPFRRAFFATEEAHLSNVSTHSIRFPRNVFHHVSQYDSQYIIQLQDDEEVGQMARLLYNKNADRSAHYRYQKRSEDLVQVNAAANFSFQGKTRLILISHGIFMKRVGGESIVQLLISSGLLAKDHTGDFPIIDRVSIAACYINEATPASIVTVAPVEDENFIESIYQAFSSNRIRVNSISVREKLVAIDVLGRKWTGWVHNPEAVAEAWYIDWMLVKESNRKIIFTQTNDGRIVSNRLGFIKDIAERTRRPKTSYNGRFSVDYITEIEQQKLSGAMNAGVSMLILEDIKQGPILMAADIMALIAGMSENGAEHHQIIINGNEPAMAALQHILRQTENYNNYLYWLDALDLLGGTKKLKWLMEKLFTDPQAAFMRLKERYLHDDFDLFSLDLNDPESAGIIERDRRVKKRIKSIYLGQIEQHLSKRTKMSLASSDKSEFAWKKIKEDIDNIEKNLKQLSKGKENTSLYYHSELIGKSERATLNNTKLVRAYTNPRYIAKAEIYYSNVLKEHLSPRPSVALCEALVKANQNLLLQNKLEINKWGPLLLSLNYDSDVQQYKLFYLHEDNKQKIQLTTEDETFAAVKGYLQQQHEQLTTCYQLANGRLYSNQSINKMTLSGMGTNAVFAIMAIQHWLTNGIGVSGNTPLAKTLQAHTYVAVTQVTFNTTSDAVTLLQTALRQVENGGFTRLFQSIALPIGLGLGLTDVVFSAVELSRADTAVQRSLSSMQLIFSTLGMSLFIGSIVAGILGLTLLVGGLFIVGIALAVSSYFVQSALVRRFSDIEKAAAIADYFNQMRMGWQQGITFQRGILLPSNTVVITKIDLSAPQSITVVFDQAGQRIKKKNALDNSASSYINLSPLPVMAQRELDNNYSGMKSLILPIHPRVDISAVSSTRVHVSAKEITLFDGIRFFARQNPDFPFTEKKNPMNGLIYYNTPVELNFNYLFTDIDIVLGNDHYHLIAPGSDKMQVMDALITPPQYHQHLHYHLIAPKKGEATVVLVLNEGQANVTIDCENEQVKWIINARHIKDIELINHSTDVTEGNKLKLIRRTLIASNQYHEEIITTIILKNPNKTCLTLYFPQGDVVLDSQQSIFYSLNMAQLPINQDTNNRHDDNLVQAVKSYLLKQKQQNTHAINSIRLDDFNYSDDENALVAKTERCFYSLQQGALLYTADHDDTIFNDLCVRYHVELIYHNETFAWYQGDIALIFDKGQRNESREYYKNIFWVSHIATKKLKYVYLPLLHLPMISNIQGRPRPAAGSEIVQTQLSDQGIVFEQEYTYFVGEMKKQIHLIYLIDTHRLGSLRLLEVRDLPPEVMQDLINSRHLTALHAFMQQSASDSSAGAQFSSSGHPSIVNVSAPQSVTTVSIGNKLIWPLSGNITTVSGNISANIDFSLLNNSDYLTTLSAVIKGDQPDHYHCFWSVTQADSYQLHQLYLQVGQAPAIEVRLSDFGLQNSEVVSIIAAEQGIAIGMKNGDGYHLNLDQQLSLKSVANSWQREHQHWLIPLIQAMRALKAQQSGAFITGQIKAIAIAPILAIHNSLRANDHDAPSIWYDTLGEKLLICPEMPNAATPWEALGMMNDVPPCGDESISISLSDDGYLNIMTKNGCILDIKLQNDAFIATLFGCTPRFSDADDRSRAGMMINRGELERALTTFCSLYSCPEIIMIRLKNRGYGWFHPASSALFTLPIEASQAEYLGYSYDQQSAYFSVYRPGYLLQISSSYDHDFVENKVGTYQRLGECLILNADFTDVLNLNKKTAPYYLNIDEVNRLWIRTTINQQAAQQFICDIALFDYEVIEITHQGEGALHLRYNGSLENMSIVRKNEQLLILIPDKILIINDVFNPQKNTAHSRLWFVSHQQEITLSQLASYYSSNVENSDVEPLSCVHLPYPTEN; this comes from the coding sequence ATGACCCAATCAGAACTTCACCGAAAAATAAAAACCTTCCTCTTTCAAAATGTTTTAATTAAAACCAGTGTTGCTGAAAATGAGTTGTTTTCCGCATTGTTAGAATATGTCTTTAATAAAACGCTCTCACCGCCGAATGAAATGCTAGCATTGAGTAAAATACTTTATTGGAGTATGAGATGTGAGCGTTATTTTTTTCATACAGAAAAGATCCCTAACAGTATCAGACAACGCATCGCTTGTTTATCGGTGACTGTGCCGCAAGAAATCCATTTTATGTCGTTGATTGGATTTGAGCCTGTCCAACTGGACTATATCAAACTGTGGATCCAAGAAAATGCCGAGAGTTATAAAATCAATATTTGGATGGATCCCACCACGCTGTTAGCAGGAGAGTTGTCAGGGCGGATAGAAGAGGTGGCGGTGCGTCATGCTACTAATGGAAAATATAAAAGCCCCGACGCCTTCCGAACCGAGCTGATTGAGTGGCAAAATTATGCTCATTATAATATGACGCAAACTCTGTCTCAGCATGATGGCTCATTGCCAGGCGACCGCAAATTTTGTTTTGATCAAGCCGCGATAATATTTTTGGAAAAGGAAGGATTAGCCAGACCGGGCGAATTGGCGCAGATCCGCCAAAGATATACTGAGCGTTTTCATGCCGATTTTAAACAATTACAACAAGCCACTTGCCATTCAGATAACATCCGTCTGCTCGATTTCAACCAGTTTCATTCTTTGCCAGAGTATCAGTTGTATATTAAAGAACTGATGTTACGAGGCAATCCCATTGCTGCAATGGATATTAGCCGCTTGCTGATCCTCAAAGATAGAGGGGGGATTTATCTTGATAGCAATTTATTGCCGAATTTTAATGAAGCCATCTCTTCACGCTTGATAGCCAGCAGTCCTAATAATTCGATCAACAAATACCCTTCCACTGTGGTGATGCAGGTGGTGTTGGATGAATTAACGCATCAAGGGAAAATGCCAGGACGGGCGGCGATTATTAATAACGTTGACCGAGGTGGCTATCCTGTTTATTTGCAAGCCATCGGTGAGGCAGCAGTACAAGATATCAAAAATATTGTGACCACCACGCTAGAGGGAGGTCAGAGCGTATTTTCTCCCCTTGGCGACTTAACGGTAGACCCTTATTTTAATTGCAGTTATGCGGGGGACAATAATAAAGCCATAGTGGCGACAAAAAAAAGCCCCTTTATTGAGCAAATATTGACCTACATTCAACAAATTAATAACGTCATTCGTTATAACAATATTGATGGATTAGATCTTGGTGAACCTATTCCAAGTGAAATTAGCCAAAAAATTGTGGCAGATTTGCGAGCCTATGAGCTAGTACCCGACTCGAGGGCGTTACTTGCTTATCGCGAAGTCGCTCCTTATCGAACTGAGCTCCCTAATCGGCTCGCTCCTTACCGCCATGCTTACAGCGTATTAATGAAGGACGTTGGCGTGGTGGCTAGTAGGGGAGTACAACCCTCACTGCATAAAATGATCCCCCCTTTTCGCCGTGCTTTTTTTGCCACTGAAGAAGCCCATTTATCAAATGTATCAACGCATTCCATCAGGTTTCCCCGTAATGTATTTCATCATGTCAGCCAATACGACAGTCAATATATTATCCAATTGCAAGATGACGAGGAGGTCGGTCAAATGGCGCGCTTGCTCTACAACAAAAACGCGGATCGGAGCGCGCATTATCGTTATCAAAAACGAAGCGAAGATTTAGTCCAGGTGAATGCGGCCGCCAATTTTTCATTTCAGGGTAAAACCCGGCTTATTTTGATAAGCCATGGCATTTTTATGAAAAGAGTGGGCGGAGAAAGCATTGTTCAGCTGCTTATCAGCAGTGGGTTATTAGCCAAAGATCACACAGGCGATTTTCCCATTATTGATAGGGTATCGATAGCCGCTTGTTATATTAATGAAGCCACTCCCGCGAGCATAGTCACTGTTGCCCCAGTCGAAGACGAAAATTTTATAGAAAGTATTTATCAGGCGTTTTCGTCAAACAGAATCAGGGTTAATAGTATTAGTGTGCGCGAAAAATTAGTGGCCATCGATGTCTTGGGGCGAAAATGGACCGGATGGGTTCATAATCCCGAGGCAGTTGCAGAAGCCTGGTATATTGATTGGATGTTGGTAAAAGAAAGTAATCGAAAAATTATTTTTACTCAGACCAATGATGGCAGGATAGTGAGTAACCGCCTCGGTTTTATAAAAGACATTGCTGAGCGTACTCGAAGACCGAAAACCTCTTATAACGGTCGTTTTAGCGTCGATTATATTACCGAGATAGAACAGCAAAAACTCAGTGGCGCCATGAATGCGGGTGTTAGCATGCTGATTTTAGAGGATATCAAGCAAGGCCCTATCCTGATGGCGGCTGATATCATGGCATTGATAGCCGGCATGAGTGAAAACGGAGCAGAGCATCATCAAATTATTATCAATGGTAATGAGCCGGCTATGGCGGCGTTGCAGCATATTTTGCGGCAAACAGAAAATTATAATAATTATCTCTATTGGTTAGATGCGCTTGATTTATTGGGGGGAACAAAAAAATTAAAGTGGTTGATGGAAAAACTATTTACTGATCCACAAGCCGCTTTTATGCGTTTGAAAGAACGTTATTTACATGATGATTTTGATTTATTTAGCCTCGATCTCAATGATCCCGAGAGTGCGGGTATTATTGAGCGTGATAGACGTGTCAAAAAACGGATCAAGAGTATTTATTTAGGCCAAATTGAACAACATCTAAGTAAAAGAACCAAGATGAGTTTAGCCTCTAGCGATAAGTCTGAGTTTGCTTGGAAAAAGATAAAAGAGGATATTGACAACATAGAAAAAAATCTAAAGCAATTAAGTAAAGGAAAAGAAAATACCTCACTTTATTATCATTCTGAACTGATAGGTAAATCAGAGCGCGCTACGCTTAACAATACTAAATTAGTAAGAGCCTATACCAATCCACGTTATATCGCTAAAGCAGAAATATATTACTCTAATGTATTAAAGGAGCACCTTTCTCCCCGCCCAAGTGTTGCTCTCTGTGAGGCATTGGTTAAAGCAAACCAAAATTTATTGCTGCAAAATAAGTTAGAGATTAATAAGTGGGGGCCATTATTATTATCTCTCAACTACGATAGCGATGTTCAACAATATAAACTCTTTTATCTGCATGAAGATAATAAGCAAAAAATACAGTTAACTACCGAAGATGAAACCTTTGCGGCAGTGAAAGGTTATTTGCAGCAACAACATGAACAACTGACGACATGCTATCAGTTGGCCAATGGGCGACTTTATTCAAATCAATCGATTAACAAAATGACGCTCTCTGGCATGGGAACCAATGCGGTGTTTGCTATTATGGCTATCCAACACTGGCTAACCAATGGCATCGGCGTTTCTGGCAATACCCCCTTAGCGAAGACCTTGCAAGCACACACTTACGTGGCGGTGACACAGGTCACCTTCAATACCACCAGTGATGCAGTGACGTTACTGCAAACGGCTTTAAGACAAGTCGAAAATGGCGGTTTTACCCGCCTGTTTCAATCGATAGCGCTCCCTATTGGCCTAGGATTAGGTTTGACGGATGTGGTTTTCAGCGCTGTTGAATTAAGCAGAGCTGACACTGCCGTACAACGTAGCCTATCGAGCATGCAACTTATTTTCTCAACACTGGGTATGTCATTATTTATCGGCAGTATTGTGGCGGGGATACTCGGTTTAACCTTGCTGGTGGGGGGATTATTTATCGTCGGTATTGCGTTGGCGGTCAGTAGTTATTTTGTGCAGTCAGCCCTGGTTCGCAGATTTAGTGATATAGAAAAAGCGGCGGCGATCGCCGATTATTTTAATCAAATGCGGATGGGTTGGCAGCAGGGCATTACTTTTCAGCGGGGGATATTGTTGCCCAGTAACACTGTGGTTATCACCAAAATCGATCTCAGTGCACCACAATCGATTACTGTCGTTTTTGATCAAGCAGGCCAGAGAATAAAGAAAAAAAATGCCCTTGATAACAGCGCGAGCAGTTACATCAATTTATCTCCATTGCCAGTAATGGCACAACGGGAACTCGATAATAACTATTCGGGCATGAAGAGCTTGATTTTACCCATACATCCACGGGTAGACATCAGCGCTGTTTCCAGTACCAGGGTGCATGTATCGGCAAAAGAAATCACCTTATTCGATGGCATACGTTTTTTTGCCCGCCAAAACCCAGATTTTCCTTTTACAGAAAAGAAAAATCCGATGAACGGTTTAATTTATTACAACACGCCTGTTGAATTAAATTTTAATTATCTTTTTACCGATATTGATATTGTTTTAGGGAATGATCACTACCATCTTATCGCGCCGGGAAGCGACAAAATGCAGGTCATGGATGCGTTGATAACGCCCCCACAATACCATCAACATTTACATTATCATCTCATCGCCCCGAAAAAAGGCGAGGCAACGGTTGTCTTGGTGCTCAATGAAGGGCAAGCAAACGTTACTATTGATTGTGAGAATGAACAGGTAAAGTGGATCATTAATGCGCGTCATATCAAGGATATTGAGTTGATCAATCATTCAACTGATGTAACCGAAGGGAATAAACTCAAATTGATTCGCCGTACGCTGATTGCGTCGAACCAATATCATGAAGAAATTATCACTACTATCATATTAAAAAATCCTAACAAAACCTGCCTGACACTCTATTTTCCGCAGGGTGACGTGGTACTAGATAGCCAGCAGAGTATTTTTTATTCGCTTAATATGGCGCAATTACCTATCAATCAGGACACAAATAATCGGCACGATGATAACCTCGTGCAGGCCGTGAAATCTTATTTGCTAAAGCAAAAACAACAGAATACTCACGCGATAAATAGTATTCGTCTGGATGATTTTAATTATTCTGATGATGAAAATGCGCTAGTAGCAAAAACCGAGCGGTGTTTTTATTCGTTACAGCAGGGCGCTTTACTTTATACCGCTGATCACGACGACACTATCTTCAACGATCTGTGCGTCAGATACCATGTTGAGCTGATTTATCATAATGAAACCTTTGCTTGGTATCAGGGCGATATTGCGCTTATTTTTGATAAAGGGCAGCGTAATGAGAGCCGAGAGTATTATAAAAATATTTTTTGGGTATCACATATTGCAACCAAAAAGCTGAAATATGTTTACTTGCCCCTTCTTCATTTGCCGATGATCAGCAATATACAAGGTAGGCCGCGTCCAGCCGCGGGCTCAGAGATAGTACAAACCCAGCTGAGCGACCAGGGTATTGTGTTTGAACAGGAGTATACGTATTTTGTTGGCGAGATGAAAAAGCAGATCCATCTTATCTATCTTATTGACACTCATCGCCTTGGGTCGCTGAGATTGCTTGAAGTACGCGATCTGCCTCCTGAAGTGATGCAAGATCTGATTAACAGTCGCCACCTAACCGCGCTGCATGCATTTATGCAACAATCGGCCTCTGATTCCTCGGCAGGGGCACAATTTTCTTCTTCCGGCCATCCGAGTATTGTGAACGTTAGCGCACCACAATCGGTTACGACGGTATCAATAGGTAATAAACTGATATGGCCTTTATCAGGAAACATCACGACAGTTAGCGGAAATATATCCGCTAATATTGATTTTAGTCTTCTTAATAACAGTGATTATTTAACTACCTTATCCGCGGTGATCAAGGGAGATCAGCCCGATCATTATCATTGTTTTTGGAGTGTGACCCAAGCTGATAGTTACCAATTACATCAACTCTATTTGCAAGTAGGTCAAGCCCCGGCCATCGAGGTTCGATTAAGTGATTTTGGCTTACAGAACAGCGAGGTTGTCAGTATTATTGCCGCCGAACAAGGTATCGCCATCGGTATGAAAAATGGCGATGGCTATCATCTCAACCTTGATCAACAACTCAGCTTGAAAAGTGTCGCTAATAGCTGGCAAAGGGAGCATCAGCATTGGTTGATCCCTTTGATACAGGCTATGCGCGCTTTAAAAGCGCAGCAAAGTGGCGCTTTTATTACAGGGCAGATAAAAGCGATAGCCATTGCCCCTATCCTGGCTATCCACAATTCACTGCGCGCTAATGACCACGACGCTCCCTCAATCTGGTATGACACCCTTGGTGAAAAATTGTTAATTTGTCCTGAAATGCCCAACGCCGCTACCCCATGGGAGGCTTTAGGCATGATGAACGACGTGCCGCCCTGTGGGGATGAGAGTATTAGCATTTCTTTAAGCGATGATGGATATCTCAACATCATGACGAAGAATGGCTGTATTCTCGACATCAAACTACAAAATGATGCCTTTATCGCTACTTTGTTTGGCTGTACGCCTCGCTTTAGCGATGCCGATGACCGCTCGCGGGCGGGGATGATGATCAATAGGGGGGAATTAGAAAGGGCTTTGACTACATTTTGTTCACTGTACTCTTGTCCAGAAATCATCATGATCAGATTAAAAAATAGGGGCTATGGTTGGTTTCATCCTGCTAGCAGCGCTTTGTTTACGCTGCCAATAGAGGCAAGCCAAGCCGAATACCTTGGTTATAGTTATGACCAACAATCTGCCTATTTTTCTGTTTATCGGCCTGGTTATTTGTTGCAGATTTCCTCTTCTTATGATCACGATTTTGTCGAAAATAAAGTGGGCACCTACCAACGCTTGGGGGAATGTTTAATATTAAATGCGGATTTTACTGATGTCTTAAACTTGAATAAGAAGACAGCCCCTTATTATCTTAATATTGATGAAGTGAACCGTTTGTGGATCCGCACCACAATCAATCAACAAGCGGCTCAACAATTTATTTGCGATATTGCTTTATTTGATTATGAGGTGATCGAAATAACGCATCAGGGCGAAGGCGCGTTACATTTGCGTTATAACGGCTCGCTAGAAAACATGTCTATCGTGCGCAAAAATGAACAGCTGTTGATACTGATCCCAGACAAAATTCTGATCATCAATGATGTTTTTAATCCACAGAAAAATACCGCGCATAGTCGGTTGTGGTTTGTCTCTCATCAGCAAGAAATAACGCTCAGTCAGTTGGCGAGTTATTACAGCAGTAACGTAGAAAACAGCGATGTTGAGCCGTTATCTTGTGTTCATTTGCCTTACCCTACAGAGAATTGA